In the genome of Pelagibacterium nitratireducens, one region contains:
- a CDS encoding site-specific integrase, producing the protein MTNLVTLDGPPPGDPDPVPDWQTVLERLRGAYADTTISGYGKDFRLFAAWCAQKDLCALPADPQTLERYLNEMIQTLSAATLVRRVAAIVRVHRALDLSNPAATEAVRLAMRRIKRHRPNRPRQAHGIDRALRAKLLKSCADDLAGKRDKALLALGFEGLCRRSEIAALDVKDLVTDRQGDLAILIRRGKTDQTGDGRVITLSAATAKIVCDWIEAAGLEAGPLIRPVYRGRPIARHMVGHSISRLLKEIAERADLPPETYQAISGHSLRVGAAQTLFVDGHDVLKLMKMGGWKSANTVFRYIERTEISLWM; encoded by the coding sequence ATGACTAATCTTGTGACTTTGGACGGGCCGCCCCCTGGCGACCCCGACCCCGTCCCCGATTGGCAGACAGTGCTCGAGCGGTTGCGCGGCGCTTATGCCGACACGACGATTTCCGGGTATGGCAAGGACTTTCGTCTGTTTGCCGCCTGGTGTGCGCAGAAGGACCTGTGCGCACTGCCTGCCGACCCACAAACGCTCGAGCGTTATCTCAACGAGATGATCCAAACCCTCTCGGCGGCAACCCTGGTCCGGCGGGTCGCCGCGATCGTTCGCGTGCACCGTGCGCTCGATCTTTCCAATCCCGCCGCAACCGAAGCCGTGCGGCTGGCGATGAGGCGCATCAAGCGTCATCGCCCCAACCGGCCGCGCCAGGCCCATGGCATCGATCGGGCCCTGCGCGCCAAACTGCTTAAATCTTGCGCCGATGATCTGGCCGGCAAGCGCGACAAGGCGTTGCTTGCGCTCGGGTTCGAGGGCCTGTGCCGACGCTCGGAAATCGCCGCGCTTGATGTCAAAGACCTCGTTACCGACCGGCAGGGAGACCTTGCGATCCTCATTCGGCGCGGCAAAACCGATCAGACAGGCGACGGACGCGTGATTACCCTTTCTGCAGCCACCGCCAAAATTGTCTGTGATTGGATCGAAGCAGCCGGGCTTGAAGCCGGCCCCCTGATCCGACCGGTCTATCGCGGCCGCCCGATCGCGCGGCACATGGTGGGGCATTCGATTTCGCGGTTGCTCAAAGAGATTGCTGAACGGGCAGACTTACCGCCCGAAACATACCAAGCGATCAGCGGGCATTCCTTGCGGGTCGGTGCAGCGCAAACCCTGTTCGTGGATGGGCATGATGTGCTTAAGCTCATGAAAATGGGCGGCTGGAAATCGGCCAATACGGTGTTTCGCTATATCGAGCGCACCGAGATCAGCCTGTGGATGTAA
- the tnpA gene encoding IS66-like element accessory protein TnpA, whose protein sequence is MDILTDRSRVERLEIVDTGRRRRFSDAEKIRIVEESLSAPRMGSATARRHGIAVPLLFAWRKAYRDGQLGNEAASFYPVRLDGIGGHASDGSLPPEPPTDGSASPVEIVLRNGRRMIVRSDIAPFALGRLLDVVDR, encoded by the coding sequence ATGGATATCCTTACAGATAGAAGCCGTGTGGAGCGGCTCGAGATTGTGGACACAGGCCGGCGCCGGCGGTTCAGTGATGCGGAGAAGATCCGGATCGTTGAAGAAAGCTTGTCGGCCCCGCGAATGGGTTCGGCGACCGCACGACGTCATGGAATTGCGGTGCCATTGCTTTTTGCCTGGCGCAAGGCGTATCGCGACGGCCAGCTGGGCAACGAGGCGGCTTCGTTTTATCCGGTACGCTTGGATGGGATTGGGGGTCATGCCAGCGATGGCAGCCTTCCACCAGAGCCGCCCACGGATGGATCAGCCAGTCCTGTCGAGATCGTGCTGCGCAATGGTCGCCGCATGATCGTACGCTCCGATATCGCCCCGTTTGCGTTGGGACGCCTGCTCGATGTGGTGGACCGATGA
- the tnpB gene encoding IS66 family insertion sequence element accessory protein TnpB (TnpB, as the term is used for proteins encoded by IS66 family insertion elements, is considered an accessory protein, since TnpC, encoded by a neighboring gene, is a DDE family transposase.), which translates to MIPVPSGTRVWLAAGHTDMRKGFNSLALVVQEVLKRDPHGGHLFVFRGRKGNLVRIIWHDGQGACVFTKRLERGRFLWPSPADGVVTISSAQLGYLLEGIDWRMPQKTWRPLSAG; encoded by the coding sequence ATGATCCCGGTTCCAAGCGGGACCCGTGTATGGCTGGCGGCGGGCCACACTGACATGCGAAAGGGGTTCAACTCTTTAGCGCTGGTGGTCCAGGAAGTGCTCAAGCGTGACCCTCATGGCGGACATCTGTTTGTGTTCCGGGGTCGCAAGGGCAATCTGGTTCGCATCATCTGGCACGATGGCCAGGGGGCATGTGTTTTTACAAAGCGGCTCGAGCGCGGCCGCTTCCTTTGGCCCTCGCCGGCCGATGGTGTTGTGACGATCTCGTCTGCCCAGCTCGGATATCTGCTTGAGGGGATCGACTGGCGGATGCCGCAAAAGACTTGGCGGCCACTCTCGGCGGGATAG
- the tnpC gene encoding IS66 family transposase, whose product MVEPAGNAEIAALRAALAAAEQRADLAEAEAARVVAEKTDGDAEIARLKLEIEKLKRSLYGQRSERKAKLLDQLEFELEDLEAAATEDELAAEMAAAKAAPVRAFTRKRAQRRAFPDHLPRERVVVPAPQACECCGSDHLVKLGEDVTETLEVIPRQWKVVQTVREKFSCRDCEKISQPPAPFHPTPRGFAGPNLLATILFEKFGQHQPLNRQSERFAREGVPVSLSTLADQVGAATVALKPLHDLIADHVMAADRLHGDDTTVPILAKGQTRTGRVWTYVRDNRPFGGIDGPAALFFASPDRRGEHPRSHLVDYSGILQVDAFAGYNGLFDPERRSEPIQPAFCWAHGRRPLFELADIERVRKKNGKGGAISPVALEAVRRIDEIFAIERDLYGLPPDQRLAERQRLCAPLVEELHAYMMTEREKLSRHAPVAKAMNYMLARWTGFAAFLEDGRICLSNNAAERALRGIALGRKAWLFAGSDRGARRAAFMYTLIVSAKLNDIDPQAWLADVLARIADMPQNRLGELLPWNWVPQATRQAA is encoded by the coding sequence ATGGTCGAACCTGCCGGAAACGCCGAGATTGCTGCCCTTCGCGCTGCACTTGCCGCAGCCGAACAGCGTGCCGATCTGGCGGAAGCCGAAGCGGCGCGGGTTGTTGCAGAAAAGACCGATGGCGACGCCGAGATCGCCCGCCTCAAGCTCGAAATCGAAAAGCTCAAGCGCAGTCTTTATGGACAGCGCTCCGAGAGGAAGGCCAAGCTGCTCGACCAGCTCGAGTTCGAACTCGAGGATCTTGAAGCGGCGGCCACCGAAGACGAGCTTGCCGCCGAAATGGCCGCAGCCAAGGCTGCACCGGTCAGAGCCTTTACCCGCAAGCGGGCGCAACGGCGCGCCTTTCCCGATCACCTGCCGCGCGAGCGCGTCGTGGTGCCAGCGCCGCAAGCCTGTGAATGCTGCGGGTCCGATCACCTGGTCAAGCTGGGCGAGGACGTGACCGAAACGCTTGAGGTGATCCCGCGTCAATGGAAGGTGGTCCAGACGGTGCGGGAGAAGTTCAGTTGCCGGGATTGTGAGAAGATCAGTCAACCACCGGCACCATTCCATCCCACCCCGCGTGGCTTTGCCGGACCCAATCTTCTGGCGACGATCCTGTTTGAAAAGTTCGGTCAGCATCAGCCGCTCAACCGCCAGTCCGAGCGCTTTGCCAGAGAGGGCGTGCCCGTCAGTCTCTCGACGCTGGCCGATCAGGTTGGCGCCGCAACGGTTGCGCTCAAGCCGCTCCATGATCTGATCGCCGATCACGTGATGGCTGCCGATCGATTGCACGGGGACGACACCACCGTGCCGATCCTGGCCAAGGGTCAGACCAGAACGGGTCGGGTGTGGACTTACGTACGTGATAACCGCCCCTTCGGCGGTATCGATGGTCCGGCAGCTCTGTTCTTTGCTTCACCCGATCGTAGGGGCGAGCATCCAAGGAGCCATCTTGTCGACTATTCCGGCATCCTTCAGGTGGACGCCTTCGCCGGCTACAACGGCCTGTTCGATCCCGAGCGTCGCAGTGAGCCTATCCAGCCGGCCTTTTGCTGGGCTCACGGACGACGACCCTTGTTCGAGCTTGCCGATATCGAAAGGGTCCGAAAAAAGAACGGCAAGGGCGGCGCCATCTCTCCGGTTGCGCTCGAGGCGGTGCGCAGGATCGACGAGATCTTTGCCATCGAACGCGATCTTTATGGCCTGCCGCCTGATCAGCGTCTTGCCGAGCGGCAGCGGCTTTGCGCGCCACTGGTTGAGGAGCTGCATGCCTATATGATGACCGAGCGCGAAAAGCTCTCGCGTCACGCTCCGGTGGCCAAGGCCATGAACTATATGCTCGCGCGCTGGACAGGCTTTGCCGCATTCCTTGAGGATGGCCGCATATGCCTCTCGAACAACGCAGCCGAGCGGGCGCTGCGCGGAATTGCCCTTGGCAGAAAAGCGTGGCTGTTCGCTGGTTCGGACCGCGGTGCCCGCCGGGCCGCGTTCATGTACACCCTCATTGTCTCGGCCAAGCTCAACGATATCGATCCCCAGGCCTGGCTCGCCGACGTGCTCGCCCGCATTGCCGACATGCCGCAGAACCGGCTGGGAGAACTGCTTCCCTGGAACTGGGTGCCGCAGGCCACGCGTCAGGCCGCCTGA
- a CDS encoding O-antigen ligase family protein — translation MVAIAQSLPSNGRLTIKGMRYAFYHLYVACLLGANAVVLIPTNTDGTVGSNATFSLSWIALHAASLLFFITLRRQNTSSLYIAIGIGGYILLSALWSPSPSTTLVYGGMLAGNIVVAHLMASELWLRDILNIFARTILILVIAGIVSYFVGYGQVYYFDSHGRSNILGGAPFRGFFPHKIMASLYATLGYIIVYAYSSGWRRLAYSIIFFAFIIFTGSATGIVLLISAVLCYYTALTCLRIGVRVDVFYAVVLVAVGVGSGIAILNWYTLLDFLGRDGTLTGRTLLWEWGLIAWSERPILGWGFNGYFTGPESGAINTAIQQFRNYEVPHFHQSFIQTMVDLGALGAIVLALVISYVLWRSYRPTVSVGKKGAAAMFSIMTTMLLASTTMFLFLNYNHFANFMLFSLFFALRGQSANGDR, via the coding sequence TTGGTCGCAATAGCGCAAAGCCTTCCCTCAAACGGGCGCCTGACCATCAAGGGCATGCGCTATGCGTTCTATCATCTCTATGTAGCATGCCTACTTGGAGCCAACGCGGTCGTTCTCATTCCTACCAACACCGACGGCACCGTCGGAAGCAATGCTACCTTTTCTTTGAGCTGGATCGCGCTCCATGCGGCTTCGCTGCTTTTCTTCATCACTCTACGACGCCAAAACACTTCCAGCTTGTATATTGCCATAGGGATAGGCGGATATATCCTGCTCTCGGCCCTGTGGTCCCCTTCGCCCTCAACCACCCTGGTCTATGGCGGCATGTTGGCCGGCAATATTGTAGTCGCCCACCTTATGGCGAGCGAACTCTGGTTGCGAGACATCCTCAATATCTTCGCAAGAACCATACTAATCCTAGTGATAGCTGGAATTGTTTCGTATTTCGTCGGATACGGGCAGGTCTACTATTTCGACAGTCACGGCCGAAGCAACATTCTTGGCGGGGCGCCTTTCCGGGGCTTTTTCCCGCACAAAATTATGGCATCCTTATATGCTACTCTGGGATATATTATTGTATATGCCTATAGCAGTGGATGGAGACGTCTTGCATACTCAATAATATTTTTCGCGTTTATTATTTTCACCGGATCAGCGACAGGTATCGTGTTGCTAATATCCGCCGTCCTTTGCTACTATACTGCATTAACGTGTCTCCGAATTGGCGTTCGGGTAGATGTATTCTATGCTGTTGTCCTCGTAGCCGTGGGCGTAGGCAGTGGTATCGCGATCCTCAACTGGTATACGTTGCTGGATTTTCTAGGCAGGGATGGAACGTTGACGGGGCGAACGCTGCTCTGGGAGTGGGGCCTTATAGCCTGGTCCGAGCGGCCTATTCTGGGGTGGGGTTTCAACGGATACTTCACCGGACCGGAGTCAGGTGCGATTAATACCGCCATTCAGCAATTTAGAAATTACGAAGTTCCGCACTTCCACCAATCGTTTATTCAGACAATGGTTGACCTTGGGGCATTGGGAGCGATTGTCCTCGCACTCGTTATCTCGTATGTCTTGTGGCGGTCTTACAGGCCTACGGTATCAGTGGGAAAGAAAGGTGCGGCAGCAATGTTTTCGATCATGACAACGATGCTTCTCGCCTCGACCACGATGTTTCTCTTTCTCAATTATAATCACTTCGCCAATTTCATGCTTTTCTCGTTGTTTTTCGCCCTGCGGGGCCAATCAGCGAACGGCGATAGATAA
- a CDS encoding glycosyltransferase family 2 protein → MTSFEQPPAEKIPRVAILCPYHNRAGVVARTFNSIAEQTFADFEALIWDDCSTDETWAEMQRVATSLNDPRFNIYRHEANLGLTPGLNLALRRTRAKYIAIVGSGDECHPERIERQVAALERAPDAVFCATASTTTDPITKTTFYDSAHHRETIVFNDIRTHCPFTHGSVMYRASALNAVGLYETAFKWCADWDMFFRLLRTGQAVYLDEVLYLRTAQADGVSFAPRKAFDQINCKYLAIKLSGLDESGRAEVLASVREQGMEFVLEAEKPEIWRDLARRNVKLYLMGRQKAGDEMMALIDGKGVTYPTKYRLFIAVAKLLGKLPVSADFMIRAARALPR, encoded by the coding sequence ATGACTTCTTTTGAACAGCCCCCTGCTGAAAAGATTCCACGCGTAGCGATTTTGTGCCCGTATCACAATCGAGCCGGCGTTGTAGCGCGGACCTTTAATTCGATCGCAGAGCAAACCTTTGCCGATTTTGAGGCGTTAATCTGGGACGACTGCTCCACCGATGAGACTTGGGCGGAAATGCAGCGTGTTGCAACCAGCCTTAACGATCCTCGATTCAATATTTATAGGCATGAAGCCAATCTGGGTCTCACCCCCGGCCTCAACCTAGCCCTGCGTCGAACCAGAGCCAAGTATATAGCCATCGTTGGCTCAGGCGATGAATGTCATCCCGAGCGGATTGAGCGGCAAGTTGCAGCATTGGAAAGAGCCCCCGATGCCGTGTTCTGCGCGACCGCCAGTACCACCACCGATCCGATCACCAAGACTACATTCTACGACAGTGCGCACCATCGCGAAACCATCGTATTCAATGACATCAGAACCCATTGCCCCTTCACGCATGGTTCCGTCATGTATCGGGCGTCGGCTTTGAACGCCGTGGGCCTTTACGAGACCGCGTTCAAATGGTGCGCCGACTGGGATATGTTCTTCAGGTTGTTACGCACCGGCCAGGCCGTCTATCTTGACGAGGTTCTGTATCTTCGAACGGCACAGGCCGATGGCGTGAGCTTTGCGCCTCGAAAGGCATTCGACCAGATCAACTGCAAATATCTTGCCATCAAGCTCTCGGGACTTGATGAGTCGGGACGGGCCGAAGTTCTAGCGTCGGTGAGAGAGCAGGGAATGGAATTTGTATTGGAGGCAGAAAAGCCCGAAATCTGGCGTGATCTCGCCCGTCGAAATGTAAAACTCTATCTTATGGGGCGGCAGAAGGCAGGAGACGAGATGATGGCGCTTATCGACGGCAAGGGCGTTACCTATCCGACCAAGTATCGGCTTTTCATCGCCGTGGCAAAGCTACTGGGCAAGCTTCCGGTGAGCGCAGATTTCATGATACGTGCCGCCCGAGCACTGCCTCGGTGA
- a CDS encoding lipopolysaccharide biosynthesis protein, with the protein MSDLVRQAVTILFARGFIRIAQFVAFLLLARFMTPAEFGWFGIVTTAMTLAAMLGSLGLRQSFTYEIGQKRMTPGEAVGTTLVLWPVLTLFSAAVIYLLYGDQIPGLSSLQTGGLIVLGVAATMFVMLIQGVYLGRGDINAFSFSETLPRIALMIFAAGLALTASVTLFTALWAHVGGFVLAVPVALWLALRGAGKPLPRLDRLGGMLGYGLIFAFNLFVITLCSRISMFVIENYWGAEAAGQFFAAVRVNEIFLQAATALGMVLFSNAARQEPGVSVLGRNARIACWIFWFFLALAILVAFAAPQLLTIILGGNYAPAGTALQILAFGLAPAAAGKVIYPTLAGQGKPFFGTPVIIFSLLINLGLAFALVPTLGVHGGAWALVVGQYVLLAGYMVSCRRLENIPFRTFLVPRIYDLKQSVRIMRSKIPNVLRRTNN; encoded by the coding sequence ATGAGCGATCTCGTCCGCCAAGCGGTGACGATTTTGTTTGCGCGCGGCTTTATCCGCATCGCTCAATTTGTCGCCTTCCTTCTGCTCGCTCGCTTCATGACGCCTGCCGAGTTCGGCTGGTTCGGGATTGTCACCACGGCCATGACGCTCGCGGCGATGCTGGGAAGCCTAGGGCTGCGCCAATCGTTTACATACGAGATCGGCCAGAAGCGCATGACCCCCGGTGAGGCGGTGGGAACAACTTTGGTCCTCTGGCCCGTCCTCACCCTCTTTTCGGCGGCCGTTATCTACCTTCTTTATGGCGACCAGATTCCCGGCCTTTCATCGCTCCAGACTGGCGGCCTCATTGTTTTGGGCGTTGCGGCCACGATGTTCGTTATGCTCATACAAGGGGTATATCTAGGTCGCGGCGATATCAACGCCTTCAGTTTCAGCGAAACCCTGCCCCGCATCGCCTTGATGATCTTCGCCGCAGGCTTGGCGTTGACGGCCAGCGTAACCCTCTTTACCGCGCTATGGGCCCATGTGGGCGGCTTCGTCCTGGCCGTGCCGGTGGCGTTGTGGCTTGCTCTTCGCGGTGCCGGCAAACCGCTGCCCCGGCTAGACCGTCTCGGCGGCATGCTTGGCTATGGTCTGATCTTTGCTTTCAACCTGTTCGTCATCACCCTCTGCTCGCGCATTTCGATGTTCGTCATCGAGAACTATTGGGGTGCTGAAGCCGCCGGCCAGTTTTTCGCCGCAGTCCGCGTCAACGAAATCTTCCTTCAAGCGGCCACCGCCCTAGGCATGGTCCTTTTTTCCAACGCCGCCCGCCAAGAGCCGGGCGTTTCGGTTCTGGGCCGCAATGCCCGCATTGCCTGCTGGATTTTCTGGTTCTTTCTTGCGCTTGCCATATTGGTGGCGTTCGCCGCACCACAGCTTTTGACGATCATCCTCGGCGGCAACTATGCCCCAGCCGGCACCGCTCTCCAAATCCTGGCCTTCGGCTTGGCTCCGGCCGCAGCAGGCAAGGTGATCTACCCCACGCTCGCCGGGCAAGGTAAGCCATTCTTCGGTACCCCGGTTATCATTTTCAGCCTGCTGATAAATTTGGGGTTGGCCTTTGCGCTGGTGCCAACGCTCGGAGTTCATGGCGGCGCTTGGGCGCTTGTGGTGGGTCAATACGTTCTGCTTGCCGGCTACATGGTGAGCTGCCGCCGGCTCGAAAACATCCCTTTCCGAACCTTCCTCGTTCCCCGCATATATGACCTAAAGCAATCGGTGCGAATAATGCGATCGAAAATTCCGAACGTTCTTCGGCGTACCAACAACTGA
- the murB gene encoding UDP-N-acetylmuramate dehydrogenase, with the protein MTSPFPDLFGVLESTGARITRNADLTPLSRWKIGGRALALVEPSSAKEAASVMAVMSDRPEPLFIVGDASNVLFDSAGFEGVVLRISRAMSQMTISGTSAWAQAGIWMPLFTRRIGCEGLSGIEHTIGIPGTLGGLILMNGGSQRKGVGLNVKSVLCADEAGNLFTLDQEACGFAYRTSTLQTRRAVVLEADLEFEAGNPSEIRSEMISIMASRRAKFPKNLPNCGSTFLSDPAMYATVGAPGKAIEEAGLKGARCNGAQISPLHANFLVNTGGATSDDILYLIALIRQTVQERTGYFMDCEVRHVAPDGRIRPAHEPAEERWGAVDLTKVAGL; encoded by the coding sequence GTGACCTCGCCATTCCCCGATCTGTTCGGCGTTCTGGAAAGCACTGGCGCCCGGATCACCCGGAATGCGGACCTGACGCCTCTTTCACGCTGGAAGATCGGCGGGCGGGCGCTGGCGCTCGTCGAGCCTTCTAGCGCGAAGGAAGCCGCTTCCGTCATGGCGGTCATGTCCGACAGGCCGGAGCCGCTGTTCATCGTGGGTGATGCATCCAACGTGTTGTTCGACAGCGCCGGTTTTGAAGGTGTTGTGCTGCGCATCTCCCGCGCCATGTCGCAGATGACCATATCGGGGACTTCTGCTTGGGCCCAAGCCGGAATCTGGATGCCGCTTTTTACGCGGCGTATCGGCTGCGAGGGCCTCTCGGGAATCGAGCACACCATTGGCATTCCCGGCACGCTGGGTGGCTTGATCCTGATGAACGGAGGAAGTCAGCGCAAGGGAGTTGGACTCAACGTCAAATCCGTGCTGTGTGCAGACGAGGCGGGAAATCTCTTTACTCTCGATCAGGAAGCCTGTGGCTTTGCCTATCGGACTTCTACGCTTCAAACGCGCCGCGCCGTTGTGCTTGAGGCCGATTTGGAATTCGAGGCAGGCAATCCTTCAGAAATCCGCAGCGAGATGATCTCAATCATGGCTTCGCGCCGCGCCAAATTCCCGAAGAACCTTCCCAATTGCGGCTCAACCTTTCTTTCCGATCCCGCTATGTACGCAACCGTGGGCGCCCCCGGCAAGGCGATCGAGGAGGCTGGTTTGAAGGGAGCCCGCTGCAACGGAGCGCAAATCTCGCCTCTTCATGCCAACTTCCTCGTCAACACCGGCGGAGCGACGTCGGACGACATTCTTTATCTCATTGCGTTGATCCGGCAGACCGTTCAGGAACGCACTGGCTATTTCATGGATTGTGAGGTGCGCCATGTGGCCCCGGATGGCCGCATCCGCCCGGCCCATGAACCTGCTGAGGAGCGCTGGGGCGCCGTCGATTTGACCAAGGTAGCTGGTTTATGA
- a CDS encoding UDP-N-acetylglucosamine 1-carboxyvinyltransferase has protein sequence MYAVIDGGIPPVGKVRVSGAKNSATRLLAAGLLTDEKVELTNFPTRLVDVGHKIAFCRDIGATVAINDDAEKIDIDASGLSSKLLTRDQFDVPIRTTYLLAASQVIRSGIARIPYPGGCPIGGGAAGGRGYDLHMMVWRDLGGVVTERDDHIEINAPDGFIGGTINFPISTVGGTENALLCASVAKGRTEIFNAYITPEVADLIAFLQRMGADISVYGTSHIVVEGKGGTLGGARMAVMTDRIEALTWIVYAILAKGELTVEGAPFESMTVPLLHIEQAGVDLFRNSTSIHVTPDCLVSGSVQPFELACGAHPGVISDMQAFYVMLALAGAGTSRVYDYRYPERIAFVSELAKLVKGDHLAAERGKITIKGPAQFKPGVANSTDLRGSMAVVMAALCANGRSVIQDVHMALRGYNDLQGKLNQLGSRISVHEDQIAQAANG, from the coding sequence ATGTACGCAGTGATTGATGGCGGCATTCCCCCGGTCGGCAAGGTTCGGGTCAGTGGCGCCAAGAATTCGGCGACTCGTCTGCTGGCCGCTGGACTTCTCACCGATGAGAAGGTCGAGTTGACCAACTTCCCTACTCGCTTGGTCGATGTCGGGCACAAGATCGCTTTCTGTCGCGATATCGGTGCAACGGTCGCTATCAACGATGATGCCGAAAAGATCGACATCGACGCCTCCGGACTTAGTTCCAAGCTGCTCACACGCGACCAATTTGACGTACCCATCCGCACCACATACCTGCTGGCAGCCTCCCAAGTTATACGCTCCGGAATCGCCCGCATCCCGTACCCCGGCGGCTGCCCCATCGGCGGCGGCGCGGCGGGCGGACGCGGGTATGACTTGCACATGATGGTCTGGCGCGATCTGGGAGGGGTCGTCACTGAGCGCGACGACCATATCGAGATCAATGCCCCGGACGGCTTCATCGGCGGCACGATAAATTTTCCCATTTCCACTGTCGGTGGAACGGAAAATGCGTTGCTTTGCGCAAGCGTAGCCAAGGGCCGCACTGAAATCTTCAATGCCTACATTACGCCCGAAGTCGCCGATCTGATCGCCTTCCTGCAACGCATGGGCGCCGATATTTCCGTTTATGGAACCAGCCACATTGTGGTCGAGGGCAAGGGCGGCACCCTTGGCGGCGCCCGCATGGCGGTGATGACTGATCGCATCGAGGCACTGACTTGGATCGTCTATGCCATCCTTGCCAAGGGCGAATTGACCGTCGAGGGCGCCCCCTTCGAGTCCATGACCGTGCCGCTACTTCATATCGAGCAGGCTGGTGTCGATCTATTTCGCAATTCCACATCTATTCACGTGACGCCTGACTGCCTCGTTTCGGGCAGCGTACAACCGTTCGAGCTGGCTTGCGGGGCCCATCCCGGCGTCATTTCAGACATGCAGGCATTTTACGTGATGCTGGCCCTGGCCGGCGCCGGCACCTCTCGGGTCTACGATTACCGCTATCCCGAGCGCATCGCCTTCGTTTCCGAGCTTGCCAAGCTCGTCAAGGGCGATCACCTCGCCGCCGAGCGCGGCAAGATCACGATTAAAGGTCCGGCCCAGTTCAAGCCTGGCGTCGCCAATTCTACCGATCTTCGCGGTTCGATGGCCGTGGTCATGGCGGCGCTCTGCGCCAATGGCCGATCGGTGATCCAGGACGTGCATATGGCCCTGCGGGGCTACAACGATCTTCAGGGCAAACTCAACCAGCTCGGCTCGCGCATCTCGGTGCATGAGGATCAAATCGCTCAAGCCGCCAATGGATAG
- a CDS encoding WecB/TagA/CpsF family glycosyltransferase — protein MQWTYLPSMTIGGQQVVTASRSELTEALISDCHAFRRNDRPFGPRLVFDINGHGLSLSKTDASYRSALASADIIHADGGFLVTLSKRLNPTPITERSATTDLIHDFALRAREEGIRFFLLGGSEAVNAACARNLEEIYPGLSIAGRHHGYFSHEDADAVIDLINHSGADVVFVGLGKPNEQLFSVKNAHRIRSGWLVTCGGCFNYVAGEYDRAPEWMQRNNIEWLHRMATKPKQFFWRYLTTTPHALWIVATEAMKQRREQKT, from the coding sequence ATGCAGTGGACGTATTTGCCCAGCATGACCATCGGAGGGCAGCAAGTGGTAACTGCATCACGCTCCGAACTCACCGAGGCATTGATTTCAGATTGCCATGCGTTTCGCAGAAATGATCGGCCGTTTGGTCCCCGTCTTGTTTTTGATATCAACGGACACGGGCTCTCCCTCTCTAAGACAGACGCTAGCTACCGCTCAGCCTTGGCATCGGCAGACATCATTCATGCTGACGGCGGGTTTTTAGTTACCTTATCAAAGCGACTGAACCCAACTCCGATCACCGAAAGAAGCGCCACTACAGACCTCATCCATGACTTTGCTCTGCGCGCCCGCGAAGAAGGTATCCGTTTTTTTCTCTTGGGCGGCTCTGAAGCCGTTAACGCTGCCTGCGCGCGCAACCTCGAAGAGATCTACCCCGGCCTTTCGATCGCAGGACGTCACCACGGTTACTTTTCGCACGAGGATGCCGATGCGGTAATTGACTTGATTAATCATAGCGGCGCCGATGTCGTTTTTGTCGGGCTTGGCAAACCCAATGAACAGCTCTTCAGCGTCAAGAACGCCCATCGCATCAGGTCGGGCTGGCTGGTCACCTGCGGCGGGTGTTTCAACTACGTAGCGGGCGAATATGACCGCGCTCCCGAATGGATGCAGCGCAACAACATCGAATGGCTGCATCGCATGGCCACCAAGCCCAAGCAGTTTTTCTGGCGCTATCTGACCACCACCCCTCATGCCCTGTGGATCGTGGCGACCGAAGCCATGAAACAGCGACGCGAACAAAAAACCTGA